A section of the Brachyhypopomus gauderio isolate BG-103 unplaced genomic scaffold, BGAUD_0.2 sc62, whole genome shotgun sequence genome encodes:
- the LOC143489427 gene encoding uncharacterized protein LOC143489427 isoform X2 has product MVLKPSVMVLLVGVLSSGLHREADGARECSLWCPAGQYVHSDCKCSNCSHGSYTKNKNRERECHSCFRDCKPELHMQEEKPCTTVSDVVCRCMTGFFCPFNDSVSNQCIRCLHAPANSSTNSPSTTSPTPQPPGRSTTVVLLFVILVSIIITPLFCRRRKKECIKQLVKRCSLGNQKEDHDTTSSVCKETKTQEFMTANTFNSSRSDSSAHHTSSPEQPPPPAGNLGPLHIYGAGTVFVSLLNQFGQNEGEKDEEDPGQPVVDMREVHCPRSPPLPLSKEERNRDECYVSFPSQEQGKECHMSKEEGL; this is encoded by the exons ATGGTACTGAAGCCAAGTGTCATGGTGCTGTTGGTGGGGGTTTTGAGCTCCGGTCTACATCGG GAGGCAGATGGAGCCAGGGAATGCAGCCTTTGGTGTCCTGCAG GTCAATACGTACATTCAGATTGTAAGTGCTCCAACTGTTCTCACGGCTCCTACACCAAGAATAAAAACAGAGAACGTGAGTGTCATTCCTGTTTCCGGGACTGCAAACCAG agttgcACATGCAGGAGGAGAAGCCGTGCACGACTGTATCTGATGTGGTGTGTCGCTGTATGACTGGGTTTTTCTGCCCCTTTAACGACTCGGTCTCAAACCAGTGCATCAGGTGTCTTCACGCTCCTGCCAACTCCTCCACTaactccccctccaccacctcccccactccacaGCCTCCTGGTCGCAGCACTACAG TTGTACTGCTGTTCGTGATTCTGGTCAGCATTATCATCACACCTCTTTTCTGCAGACGTAGGAAAAAGGAGTGCATCAAGCAAT TGGTAAAGAGATGCTCCCTTGGTAATCAGAAG GAGGACCACGATACTACGTCTTCTGTATGCAAAGAAACCAAAACTCAAGAGTTCATGACTGCAAATACATTCAACAGCAGCAGGTCAGACAGTTCAGCTCATCACACGTCAAGCCCAGAGCAGCCGCCCCCTCCTGCTGGAAATCTGG GGCCCCTTCATATCTACGGTGCGGGGACAGTGTTTGTCAGTTTGCTCAATCAGTTTGGACAGAATGAAGGAGAGAAGGATGAGGAGGACCCGGGACAGCCGGTTGTGGACATGCGTGAGGTGCACTGTCCTCGCTCCCCTCCGCTCCCCCTCTCCAAGGAGGAGAGGAACAGGGACGAGTGCTACGTCTCCTTCCCCTCCCAGGAGCAAGGCAAGGAGTGTCACATGTCCAAAGAAGAAGGTCTGTGA
- the LOC143489427 gene encoding uncharacterized protein LOC143489427 isoform X1, protein MVLKPSVMVLLVGVLSSGLHREADGARECSLWCPAGQYVHSDCKCSNCSHGSYTKNKNRERECHSCFRDCKPELHMQEEKPCTTVSDVVCRCMTGFFCPFNDSVSNQCIRCLHAPANSSTNSPSTTSPTPQPPGRSTTDTPGLWVVVVLLFVILVSIIITPLFCRRRKKECIKQLVKRCSLGNQKEDHDTTSSVCKETKTQEFMTANTFNSSRSDSSAHHTSSPEQPPPPAGNLGPLHIYGAGTVFVSLLNQFGQNEGEKDEEDPGQPVVDMREVHCPRSPPLPLSKEERNRDECYVSFPSQEQGKECHMSKEEGL, encoded by the exons ATGGTACTGAAGCCAAGTGTCATGGTGCTGTTGGTGGGGGTTTTGAGCTCCGGTCTACATCGG GAGGCAGATGGAGCCAGGGAATGCAGCCTTTGGTGTCCTGCAG GTCAATACGTACATTCAGATTGTAAGTGCTCCAACTGTTCTCACGGCTCCTACACCAAGAATAAAAACAGAGAACGTGAGTGTCATTCCTGTTTCCGGGACTGCAAACCAG agttgcACATGCAGGAGGAGAAGCCGTGCACGACTGTATCTGATGTGGTGTGTCGCTGTATGACTGGGTTTTTCTGCCCCTTTAACGACTCGGTCTCAAACCAGTGCATCAGGTGTCTTCACGCTCCTGCCAACTCCTCCACTaactccccctccaccacctcccccactccacaGCCTCCTGGTCGCAGCACTACAG ATACACCTGGGTTGTGGGTTGTAGTTGTACTGCTGTTCGTGATTCTGGTCAGCATTATCATCACACCTCTTTTCTGCAGACGTAGGAAAAAGGAGTGCATCAAGCAAT TGGTAAAGAGATGCTCCCTTGGTAATCAGAAG GAGGACCACGATACTACGTCTTCTGTATGCAAAGAAACCAAAACTCAAGAGTTCATGACTGCAAATACATTCAACAGCAGCAGGTCAGACAGTTCAGCTCATCACACGTCAAGCCCAGAGCAGCCGCCCCCTCCTGCTGGAAATCTGG GGCCCCTTCATATCTACGGTGCGGGGACAGTGTTTGTCAGTTTGCTCAATCAGTTTGGACAGAATGAAGGAGAGAAGGATGAGGAGGACCCGGGACAGCCGGTTGTGGACATGCGTGAGGTGCACTGTCCTCGCTCCCCTCCGCTCCCCCTCTCCAAGGAGGAGAGGAACAGGGACGAGTGCTACGTCTCCTTCCCCTCCCAGGAGCAAGGCAAGGAGTGTCACATGTCCAAAGAAGAAGGTCTGTGA